The Bacillaceae bacterium IKA-2 DNA window GAAAAAAACTTGTTAATCGGATTCGACCCAAATGATGCTAGAATAAAAATAGGACAACCGAAATAGAGATATTTCCTAGATTAGTATAGAATAAAATTACTAAACTAGGGGGGAACTATTTATGGGGAATCGAGGTAAAAGTTATAGTGCTGAGTTTAAGCAAGACGCTGTTAATCACTATTATTCATCTGATAAAAGCATTGAACAAGTCGCAAAGGACTTGAAGATAGGTCACTCCACTTTAAGCAAGTGGGTCAAAGCTGCAAAAGAAAATGATGGTGTAGTTAACCACAGAGGATCAGGTAATTTTAATTCAGATTCAGAGAAGGAAGTTGCCCGTCTAAAGAAAGAATTAAAGGACTCAAAGGATGCCTTAGAAATCTTAAAAAAGGCTATCGGCATACTGAACAATTAACAGAGTCTATTTTTAAAGAAACAATGGACTTATCGAAGGAGCGCAAGATATCTGTTAACAGTGTGCTTAAACTTTTAGACGTTTCTTCATCAGGATATTATAGCTGGTCTAAGAGATCAATATCTAATCAAGAAAAAAGGAAACAAGCCATAAAAACGGAAATAATAAAGATTTACAATGAATCTCATCAAATATATGGAGCACCTAAAATAGCTTCCATACTTCAGTCAAGAGGCCATGAGATAACAACGAAGACCGTGGGTAACTACATGAGAGAAGAAGGAATAAAAGCCATCTGGGTTCGCCCATATGTGAGAACAACCATTGATCCTGACTTCGACAATAAGCTTAAAAACATTTTAAATAGAGACTTCAGACCACCAGTAGCAAATGCCGTTTGGGTCACAGATATAACTTATATTCACACAGTAATTGGATTTGTCTACTTAACTAGTGTCATGGATCTATATTCAAGAAAAATAATAGGTTGGGAGCTATCGGATAGTTTATCCACAGAACATGTACTAAAAGCTCTTGAGAAAGCCAAGAAAAACCGTAAAATCAGTCTACCCGTGGTTATACACAGTGACCGTGGATGCCAATACGTATCTAAAAACTATATTGAAGCTACACCAGCTGCAAACTTTGTCCGCAGCTATTCACGCAAGGGGAATCCATGGGACAATGCATGTATAGAGTCATTTCATGCCTTAATTAAACGAGAATGGATTAACCGTTATGTCATTAAAAACCTTAAACACGCGCATGAACTAGTGTTTGAGTATATAGAAACATTTTACAACACCGTCAGGATCCATGAATATTGTGGTATGAAGTCACCGTATGACTACGAAAACGCTTTCGTAAGTTAAATCATTAAAGTTTTGTAGTTTCGAAAAAATTATTCAACTAGGAAATTTCTATATTTAACTTGTCCGAATTCTTGACATAGAACCAAAATTATCATCCACTGATCTGGGAGAATGGTGAAGATGGCCTTGAGTATGTGAAATCAATCATAAGTAAAGTTGATATTGTGAAGCCTTCTGAAGACGATGCAAAAAGATTGTTTGGTGAGGATTCGCATGAAAATCAAATAGAGAAGTTTTTAAAGCTCGGTGCGAAGCTAGTCATCATGACCCTAGGCAAAGATGGTGCGATTGTTTCTAATGGAACCGAGACAATTAGCTTTCCTTCTCTAGCGAAAGAGGTCGTCGATAGTACAGGAGCGGGTGATGCTTTTTGGTCAGGCTTTTATGCGGCGGTAGTTAAAGGCTATCCGATTAGAGAAGCACTGAAACTAGGTTTTGCCGTTAGTGCTTTTAAATTAAAGTTTTCAGGTTCAGTTGTAGATTTACCAAAGCTTGAAGATTTAAAAAGGCTTTATCATATTTAGGAGGCTTAGAAAACATGGCTGTAAAAAATCAAGTACAATTGATCACTTATCCGGATTCAATGGGTGGAGATTTAAAGGCTCTCAATCATGTGCTTTTAAAATATTTTCCTAGTATTTTTAAAGGTGGGGTTCACATTCTTCCACCATTTCCATCTTCAGGAGACCGTGGATTTGCGCCGTTGACATATTTAGAAATTGATCCGAAGTTTGGTAGTTGGGATGATATTAAAGCGATAGGCGAAAATTTTGATCTACTAGTAGATCTTATGGTGAACCATATTTCTAGAAAATCTCCTTATTTTCAAGACTTTCTCCAAAAAGGACGACAGTCTGAGTATGCCGATTTATTTATTACTTTAGATAAAATTTGGGATGATGGGAAGCCAGTAAAAGTCGATATCGACAAAATGTTTTTACGTCGACCATTGCCATATTCGACGTTTACGATAAAAGAAACTGGTGAGGAAGAAAAGGTCTGGACGACATTTGGAAAGTCGGACCCTTCTGAGCAAATTGATTTTGATATCAATTCAGATCAAGTAAAACAACTGTTTAGGGACTTTTTTTTAAATTTCAAGAAACAGAACGTTAAAATTGTCAGATTGGATGCTGTTGGATATATTATAAAAAAGCTAGGTACTAGCTGCTTTTTTGTAGAGCCAGAAATCTATGAGTTTCTTGATTGGATTATCGAACTTGCTGAATCATTAAAAATAGAATTGCTTCCTGAAGTACATGCTCATTCCTCAATTCAATACAAGTTGGCTGAGCACGGTTGTTGGATTTATGATTTCATCTTGCCATATAGAATACTGGATGCATTAATTAATAAGTCGAGCGTTGATCTTTGTCATTATCTTAATAATCGTCCTGAGAAGCAGTTTACAATGCTAGACTGTCATGATGGCATTCCTGTTAAACCAGACCTAGATGATCATATTGATACAAAAGATGCGAGAAAGTTAGTTGATGTATGTTTAGAAAGAGGCTCAAACCTTAGCCTTATTTTATCAGCTGAACACAAAGCGGAGGATGGGTTTGATGTGCATCAAATAAGATGTACCTATTACTCGGTTCTTAACGGCGTTGATGATGACTATTTAGCGGCGAGAGCGATCCAATTTTTCACACCGGGTATACCTCAAGTGTATTACGTCGGTTTACTGGCTGGGGAAAATGATTATGAAAATATGAAGGTAACTGGTGATGGTCGTGAAATCAATCGTCATAATTATACTATTGAGGAAATCGAACACTCCCTTGAAAAAGACGTTGTTCAAAGACTTCTAAAACTGATCCGTTTTAGAAATGAGTATGATGCTTTTAATGGCGAGTTTAAGGTTTTAAAATCTGCTAATGATGAAATTAGACTTTCATGGCAAAAAGATAAAAAAAGTTGTCTGTTGTTTATTGATCTAAAAACGAGGAAGTCTATCATCGATTATGTTGATGATAGTGGTAATTTAGCTCAATATTTTGTTTAAATGAGCCTGAACTTAATTGAGTTGAGAAAAAACGTTAAGGATAAGTGAACACAGTAATCTATACCGTTTTAGTGGACCCTATTAGTTGGCATGAGAATTTCCAGTTTTTTTATAAAAATAGTATGTGTGAATTTCATAATACTAATAAACTAGCCACATCAAGCTACCGTGGCACCGAAATGGCATTATGAAATTCATACATGTTTTAATATTTTTTCACAACACCCATTTTCGTATGGCCTTTGCCACGCCGTCTTCAAGATTAGACGCTGTAACCCAATCAGCTGAATCTTTTACAAATTGTTGTGCATTTCCCATTGCTACACCAACGCCAGATTCTTTAATCATTGCTAGATCATTGAGACTATCTCCCATCGCAAGAACTTGGTCCATTTTTATACCAATTCGTTTGCATACCTTTTCCAAGGCTTTGGCTTTGTTGACACCGGCGGCATTAATTTCAAGATTTATTGGACTAGAGTTACTAATTTCAAGCGCTTGATTTTGTATTAGCTCATCAAATATAGTTTGTCTTATTTTATCATCCTGAATTTCAAAACCGAACTTCATCCACTCATGGACTGAAAAGTCTTCTGGGAATTCCTCTCTCCAGACATCGCCAACAGATGCGGCCCAACACTTTACTTCGTGTTTTTGTTTTAACCGCCACATATGTTCGATATACTCCGCGCCAAGTAACTGCCTTTCAACAAGTTTTCCAGTCTCATCCCATATTTCACTACCATTAACTGTGATTAAATAAGAATGAAGTGAAAGTGAATCAACTAATTCTTTACAAGTCATACTTGTTCTCCCTGTACTAATTACGATATGGACACCTTTTTCCTGAGCTTCCTTAATCGCTTTCCGATTCTCCGCTGAGATCTCATGGCGATCATTTAAGAGTGTTCCATCCATATCAATGGCAATCAATTTAATCGATTTTCTGTTTTGTTTTGACTGTTCCATAATTCGTCTCCTAACGGCTACCGTTTTTTGTATTTTAACAGATGAAATTGGTCTTTGCACTCTCCAATCTAGAAATGTAAATAAAAAATGACAAATAACTTGTGACTTGATGTAAAATGTAGAAAGATGTCAGATAACTGTACTCACTTTGAATAAGGAAGTGACCTATTGAGAAACAAATCAATTACTAAACGGATTATTCTTATGATGATTTTTTCATTACTATTTTTTATTATTGGCTTAAGCGCTGCTGTGATAAGAAGTGCTGAACGAGAATATTTAAGCGTGGCTCTTAATAATTCTGGCTCTGGAAGTATGCGAACGATGTTAATTGCTAACTATGCACAGCAACTAGCTGACCTAGATAAACTAAACGATGTCGATGGTCTCAATAAAACGAGAAAAATATTTGAATCAGAATTAGAACTTTATCAGCAATATTATCATGCGTTAATTAATGGGAATTCTGAATTAGGTATGAAGAAAATAGCCAACCAGGAAGTTATTGCTGAACTAGAGTTGTTAGGTCCTAAAATTAGTCTCTATATAAGTAGTGCCGAAAATATTATTATCAATGCAGATGATCAGGAAAGTATTGATTTTATTATCGCCAATGCAATGCCGATTAAAGATCTTTTTCAAAGTATTACCGTTCTTTTTCAAGTCAATAACGACTATCTAATTGTTCAGCAAAAACGCAATGCGCTGATTATGATAGTCTATGGCACTTTGATAACAGTGATCGGTCTTTTTATGACAAGAAAGCTAAAACTTCAAGAATTTCATGCATATAATGACTTTTTAACAAAATTAAAAAATCGCCACAGTCTTTTTGAATTCATAAAAAACAAATCGCCGTTGGATTACACGATCTATTTTATTGATTTAAATAAATTTAAAATTATCAATGATACATACGGTCATGAAACAGGAGATATAATTCTTGAGTGTGTTGCCAGTAGACTTATGAGTGTATTTGGTTCTGATACCCTTTATAGATATGGCGGAGATGAATTTATTGCGCTTCGTGAAGGGAACTTGATAAATGGTGATGAATTCGATTGTGATAATTCAATCGATAAAGATGTGAAGTTGGTTCGCCAAGCGTTGTCTGACCCAATTGTTGATTCTAGCGGAAGAAATCATTTTGTCGGATTAGCTATGGGCATCATCTCCCGAAATGTAGGCATAGAGGATTGGCATACGTTAATCAACTTATCGGATGATTTGATGTATGACAGCAAAAGTATCACAGGTAATGTCATTATTTATCGTAAAAAGAGCGATGTTGAGTTTAGAATTAATTTCATTAAAAATTTTGATCATGTATTTTCAAAAGGATTAATCAAATTCTCTTATCAACCAATCTACACTATTGTAGACAATTCAATCGTTCTCTACAACACTTTAAGCAGATGGGAAGATAATGACCGAGTATATAACGCAATTGAATTTATTCCTTTATTAAAAAGACGAGGTCATTTAACAGAATTAGATAAATACGCAATTAAAGAGATTGACCGCAATTATTTTATTGAACATGTAAGTATCACTTCAGAGCGAAACAATAGCAAGTATGCACTATCACTGGCGGAAGATACACTAATAAACGCAAAAACAAATGGATTTTTAGCTGTTGCTGAGTCGATAAAAATGCCTAAATCACAGGTTGTTATTAAGATTCAGGAAGAGTTTTTAATGGATGATAACATAAGCGAAACGATACTAAGGCTAAAAAATAGCGGATTTATTTTAGCGATTGATAATTTCACAGTGGATTTTTCGTTACGTGAATCGGTCAAATACAAAAATATTGACATCATAAAAATAGGGAATTCTATGGTATCGGCGCTAATGGCAGAAGAATACTCAAGAAATATGCTGAAGGAGTTTATAAAAATATTTG harbors:
- a CDS encoding transposase; the protein is MGNRGKSYSAEFKQDAVNHYYSSDKSIEQVAKDLKIGHSTLSKWVKAAKENDGVVNHRGSGNFNSDSEKEVARLKKELKDSKDALEILKKAIGILNN
- a CDS encoding IS3 family transposase; this encodes MDLSKERKISVNSVLKLLDVSSSGYYSWSKRSISNQEKRKQAIKTEIIKIYNESHQIYGAPKIASILQSRGHEITTKTVGNYMREEGIKAIWVRPYVRTTIDPDFDNKLKNILNRDFRPPVANAVWVTDITYIHTVIGFVYLTSVMDLYSRKIIGWELSDSLSTEHVLKALEKAKKNRKISLPVVIHSDRGCQYVSKNYIEATPAANFVRSYSRKGNPWDNACIESFHALIKREWINRYVIKNLKHAHELVFEYIETFYNTVRIHEYCGMKSPYDYENAFVS
- the gtfA gene encoding sucrose phosphorylase, with product MAVKNQVQLITYPDSMGGDLKALNHVLLKYFPSIFKGGVHILPPFPSSGDRGFAPLTYLEIDPKFGSWDDIKAIGENFDLLVDLMVNHISRKSPYFQDFLQKGRQSEYADLFITLDKIWDDGKPVKVDIDKMFLRRPLPYSTFTIKETGEEEKVWTTFGKSDPSEQIDFDINSDQVKQLFRDFFLNFKKQNVKIVRLDAVGYIIKKLGTSCFFVEPEIYEFLDWIIELAESLKIELLPEVHAHSSIQYKLAEHGCWIYDFILPYRILDALINKSSVDLCHYLNNRPEKQFTMLDCHDGIPVKPDLDDHIDTKDARKLVDVCLERGSNLSLILSAEHKAEDGFDVHQIRCTYYSVLNGVDDDYLAARAIQFFTPGIPQVYYVGLLAGENDYENMKVTGDGREINRHNYTIEEIEHSLEKDVVQRLLKLIRFRNEYDAFNGEFKVLKSANDEIRLSWQKDKKSCLLFIDLKTRKSIIDYVDDSGNLAQYFV
- a CDS encoding Cof-type HAD-IIB family hydrolase; its protein translation is MEQSKQNRKSIKLIAIDMDGTLLNDRHEISAENRKAIKEAQEKGVHIVISTGRTSMTCKELVDSLSLHSYLITVNGSEIWDETGKLVERQLLGAEYIEHMWRLKQKHEVKCWAASVGDVWREEFPEDFSVHEWMKFGFEIQDDKIRQTIFDELIQNQALEISNSSPINLEINAAGVNKAKALEKVCKRIGIKMDQVLAMGDSLNDLAMIKESGVGVAMGNAQQFVKDSADWVTASNLEDGVAKAIRKWVL
- a CDS encoding EAL domain-containing protein; the protein is MRNKSITKRIILMMIFSLLFFIIGLSAAVIRSAEREYLSVALNNSGSGSMRTMLIANYAQQLADLDKLNDVDGLNKTRKIFESELELYQQYYHALINGNSELGMKKIANQEVIAELELLGPKISLYISSAENIIINADDQESIDFIIANAMPIKDLFQSITVLFQVNNDYLIVQQKRNALIMIVYGTLITVIGLFMTRKLKLQEFHAYNDFLTKLKNRHSLFEFIKNKSPLDYTIYFIDLNKFKIINDTYGHETGDIILECVASRLMSVFGSDTLYRYGGDEFIALREGNLINGDEFDCDNSIDKDVKLVRQALSDPIVDSSGRNHFVGLAMGIISRNVGIEDWHTLINLSDDLMYDSKSITGNVIIYRKKSDVEFRINFIKNFDHVFSKGLIKFSYQPIYTIVDNSIVLYNTLSRWEDNDRVYNAIEFIPLLKRRGHLTELDKYAIKEIDRNYFIEHVSITSERNNSKYALSLAEDTLINAKTNGFLAVAESIKMPKSQVVIKIQEEFLMDDNISETILRLKNSGFILAIDNFTVDFSLRESVKYKNIDIIKIGNSMVSALMAEEYSRNMLKEFIKIFVSIDKMVVVEGIHTGAELDILKSIDSKNNRNILYSDNF